In Saccharothrix violaceirubra, the following are encoded in one genomic region:
- a CDS encoding amino acid ABC transporter permease, with protein MALSKRQRARYLRGGQYGVLVLVVVVAAAIADWGQLRKAFFNTESIKSMFPEVITVALKNTVVYTAVGFGFGLLLGLLLALMRLSSVAPYRWIAIVYIEIMRGVPALLVFIAVYFGAPIAFQIQFDLLSTVMIALGGVGAAYMAETIRAGIQAVPKGQIEAARSLGMSPLRTNLTVVIPQAFRIVLPPLTNELILLTKDSSLIYLLGVARDQYELTKFGREALSRSPSITPLVVAGLSYLIITLPLGHLSRRLERRTGGKKISVDGGVS; from the coding sequence ATGGCTCTTTCCAAGCGTCAGCGCGCCCGCTACCTGCGCGGTGGCCAGTACGGCGTGCTCGTGCTGGTCGTCGTCGTGGCCGCGGCGATCGCCGACTGGGGACAGTTGCGCAAGGCGTTCTTCAACACCGAGAGCATCAAGTCGATGTTCCCGGAGGTCATCACCGTGGCGTTGAAGAACACGGTCGTCTACACGGCCGTCGGCTTCGGCTTCGGCCTGCTGCTGGGCCTGCTCCTGGCACTGATGCGGCTGTCGTCGGTCGCGCCGTACCGGTGGATCGCGATCGTCTACATCGAGATCATGCGCGGCGTCCCCGCGCTGCTGGTGTTCATCGCCGTCTACTTCGGCGCCCCGATCGCGTTCCAGATCCAGTTCGACCTGCTGTCCACGGTGATGATCGCGCTCGGCGGCGTCGGCGCGGCGTACATGGCCGAGACGATCCGCGCGGGCATCCAGGCCGTGCCGAAGGGGCAGATCGAGGCGGCCCGGTCGCTGGGCATGTCCCCGTTGCGCACCAACCTGACGGTCGTGATCCCGCAGGCGTTCCGGATCGTCCTGCCGCCACTGACCAACGAGCTGATCCTGTTGACCAAGGACTCCTCGCTGATCTACCTGCTGGGCGTGGCCCGCGACCAGTACGAGCTGACCAAGTTCGGCCGCGAGGCGCTCAGCCGCTCGCCGTCGATCACCCCGCTGGTCGTCGCGGGCCTGAGCTACCTGATCATCACGCTGCCGCTGGGCCACCTGTCCCGGCGCCTGGAACGGCGGACCGGCGGCAAGAAGATCAGCGTCGACGGAGGGGTGTCATGA
- the mctP gene encoding monocarboxylate uptake permease MctP gives MHWTELVVFSSLFLLVTVLGFVAARWQRGSTLDHLDEWGLGGRKFGSWITWFLVGGDIYTAYTFVAVPALVFGAGALGFYALPYTIVLYPIVFLPLVRMWSVSRVHGYVTPADFVRGRYGSHWLALIVALTGIVATMPYIALQLVGLEAVLRTMGLNGSGILGHAPLFIAFVILALYTYQSGLRAPALIAFVKDILIYVVILVAVIYLPAKFGGWGSVVDSAQEKFAATPNPNDGVLLSANNQLQYATLALGSALALFLYPHSLTGILASRGRGVIKRNMVALPAYSLLLGLLALIGFVAIPAGVKAITNQATGQPDTNTIVPVLFAQEFPSWFAGIAFAAIGIGALVPAAIMSIAAANLWTRNIYKEYVNRKATPAQEAKQAKIASLVVKFGAVAFIVLIDPAFSIDLQLMGGVMILQTLPAVAIALYTRWFHVWGLITGWLVGMTWGISLLYSIPGADKVKKPHFGGSALALDKVSLLGWHPFAGSTVQIYVGAVALIANLLVAAAVTVVAKRLRANNGTDRTNPEDYHADEDAKHLKPVAAPH, from the coding sequence ATGCACTGGACCGAGCTGGTGGTGTTCTCGTCCCTGTTCCTGCTGGTCACGGTACTGGGCTTCGTGGCTGCCCGGTGGCAGCGCGGCAGCACGCTCGACCACCTCGACGAATGGGGCCTGGGCGGGCGGAAGTTCGGCTCGTGGATCACGTGGTTCCTGGTCGGCGGCGACATCTACACCGCCTACACGTTCGTCGCCGTGCCAGCGTTGGTGTTCGGCGCCGGTGCGTTGGGCTTCTACGCGTTGCCTTACACCATCGTGCTGTACCCGATCGTCTTCCTTCCGTTGGTACGCATGTGGTCGGTGTCGCGTGTGCACGGCTATGTGACGCCGGCGGACTTCGTGCGCGGCCGGTACGGGTCGCACTGGTTGGCGTTGATCGTGGCGCTGACCGGGATCGTGGCGACGATGCCTTACATCGCGCTCCAGCTCGTGGGGCTCGAAGCCGTGCTGCGGACCATGGGGCTCAACGGGTCCGGCATCCTCGGGCACGCGCCGCTGTTCATCGCCTTCGTGATCCTCGCGCTGTACACGTACCAGTCCGGGCTGCGGGCGCCCGCGTTGATCGCGTTCGTCAAGGACATCCTGATCTACGTGGTCATCCTGGTCGCCGTGATCTACCTGCCCGCGAAGTTCGGCGGGTGGGGCTCGGTCGTGGACAGCGCGCAGGAGAAGTTCGCGGCCACGCCCAACCCCAACGACGGCGTGCTGCTCAGTGCGAACAACCAGCTCCAGTACGCCACGTTGGCGCTCGGGTCGGCGTTGGCGCTGTTCCTGTACCCGCACTCGCTCACCGGCATCCTCGCGTCGCGCGGGCGTGGCGTGATCAAGCGGAACATGGTGGCGCTGCCCGCGTACTCGCTGCTGCTGGGCCTGCTGGCGCTGATCGGGTTCGTGGCGATCCCGGCCGGGGTCAAGGCGATCACCAACCAGGCCACCGGCCAGCCGGACACGAACACGATCGTGCCGGTGCTGTTCGCGCAGGAGTTCCCGTCGTGGTTCGCCGGGATCGCGTTCGCGGCGATCGGCATCGGCGCGCTGGTGCCCGCCGCGATCATGTCCATCGCGGCGGCGAACCTGTGGACGCGCAACATCTACAAGGAGTACGTGAACCGCAAGGCCACGCCCGCGCAGGAGGCCAAGCAGGCGAAGATCGCTTCGCTGGTGGTGAAGTTCGGCGCGGTGGCGTTCATCGTGCTCATCGACCCGGCGTTCTCGATCGACCTCCAGCTCATGGGCGGCGTGATGATCCTCCAGACGCTGCCCGCCGTGGCGATCGCGCTCTACACGCGGTGGTTCCACGTGTGGGGCCTGATCACGGGCTGGCTCGTCGGCATGACGTGGGGGATCTCCCTGCTGTACTCGATCCCCGGCGCGGACAAGGTCAAGAAGCCGCACTTCGGCGGGTCGGCGTTGGCGCTGGACAAGGTGTCGCTGCTCGGCTGGCACCCGTTCGCCGGGTCGACCGTGCAGATCTACGTCGGCGCGGTGGCGTTGATCGCGAACCTGCTGGTTGCCGCGGCGGTGACGGTGGTGGCGAAGCGGCTGCGCGCCAACAACGGCACCGACCGGACCAACCCGGAGGACTACCACGCGGACGAGGACGCGAAGCACCTCAAGCCCGTGGCGGCGCCGCACTGA
- a CDS encoding septum formation family protein produces MRNRVITVVVMVALTAAACTSHVPGTPDAEVVSPVLTPAADALPAPGQCTDSGVEVIACTEPHDAEVTEVGTLDLTAAEPTERDLRRAALPACRTALTRHLGSTDHDATRLQVRAFWPSAEGLARGDRWRLCAVTELAPDGTPKKRTSPTKDLLKAAGFATVQLCAEGSPAKEERPRFTACDGPHLAEAVPGVLELGKPTDPSPSRDFVDEKARQHCVTAVKGYVGADRGDVFASWRTYGSQGWSEGFTTAICYAEATRPFTGTLWGIGTKPLPG; encoded by the coding sequence GTGCGGAACCGGGTGATCACGGTGGTGGTGATGGTGGCGCTGACGGCCGCCGCCTGCACCTCGCACGTCCCGGGCACGCCGGACGCCGAGGTCGTCAGCCCGGTACTCACGCCGGCGGCGGACGCGCTGCCCGCCCCCGGCCAGTGCACGGACAGCGGCGTCGAGGTGATCGCATGCACCGAGCCGCACGACGCCGAGGTCACCGAGGTGGGCACGCTCGACCTCACCGCGGCCGAGCCCACCGAACGCGACCTGCGCCGGGCCGCGCTGCCCGCGTGCCGCACGGCTTTGACCAGGCATCTGGGCAGCACCGACCACGACGCGACCAGGCTCCAGGTCCGGGCGTTCTGGCCGAGCGCCGAGGGCCTGGCCAGGGGCGACCGCTGGCGCCTGTGCGCGGTCACCGAACTCGCCCCCGACGGCACGCCCAAAAAGCGGACCTCGCCGACGAAAGACCTGCTCAAGGCCGCCGGGTTCGCCACGGTCCAGCTCTGCGCCGAGGGCTCGCCCGCCAAGGAGGAACGGCCGAGGTTCACCGCGTGCGACGGCCCCCACCTCGCCGAGGCCGTGCCGGGCGTGCTGGAGCTGGGCAAGCCGACCGACCCGAGCCCGTCGCGGGACTTCGTGGACGAGAAGGCGCGGCAGCACTGCGTGACCGCGGTGAAGGGCTACGTCGGCGCCGACCGGGGCGACGTCTTCGCGTCGTGGCGCACCTACGGCAGCCAGGGTTGGTCGGAGGGATTCACCACCGCGATCTGCTACGCGGAGGCCACTCGCCCGTTCACCGGAACGCTCTGGGGCATCGGCACCAAACCCCTCCCGGGCTGA
- a CDS encoding DUF3311 domain-containing protein, with the protein MPSSRQPSLRWSNWNLLLLVPLLMLVTPWFNFDRPRLLGLPFFYWYQFGWVLVGVVCVGLVYVKTRGEPVGTDKPDLLGVDDLDEGAK; encoded by the coding sequence ATGCCGTCGTCACGACAACCCAGCCTGCGCTGGAGCAACTGGAACCTGCTCCTGCTGGTACCGCTGCTCATGCTCGTCACGCCGTGGTTCAACTTCGACCGGCCCCGGCTGCTCGGACTGCCCTTCTTCTACTGGTACCAGTTCGGCTGGGTGCTGGTGGGCGTCGTCTGCGTCGGCCTCGTGTACGTGAAGACCCGCGGCGAACCCGTCGGGACGGACAAACCCGACCTCCTCGGCGTCGACGACCTGGACGAGGGGGCGAAGTAG
- a CDS encoding ABC transporter substrate-binding protein has translation MARRTRHTAFALIPVLALTASLAACATKLDTAPVDPAAGIKLVEAGKLTTCTHLSYKPFQYSEGDKTVGFDVDLVNLVAKELGVTQKIFDTPFETITSGTTFSTNKCDVAAAGMTITAERAAVIDFSEPYFDASQALLVKKGSGITDLSGLKGKKIGVQQDTTGEKYANDNAATHGYTVIQFEDLPLMEAAVRTGAVDAAINDNGVLFDYAKEFPETEVTKEFDTGEEYGIAVRKGNTALLTKVNDVLKKAKTSGEYDKLYEKWFGKKPANK, from the coding sequence GTGGCCCGTCGAACCAGGCACACCGCGTTCGCCCTGATCCCGGTGCTCGCCCTCACCGCGTCGCTCGCGGCCTGTGCGACCAAGCTCGACACGGCCCCGGTCGACCCGGCCGCCGGCATCAAGCTGGTCGAAGCGGGCAAGCTGACCACCTGCACGCACCTGTCGTACAAGCCGTTCCAGTACAGCGAGGGCGACAAGACAGTCGGCTTCGACGTCGACCTGGTCAATCTGGTCGCCAAGGAACTCGGCGTCACGCAGAAGATCTTCGACACCCCGTTCGAGACGATCACGTCCGGCACGACGTTCAGCACCAACAAGTGCGACGTCGCGGCGGCCGGCATGACCATCACGGCCGAACGCGCCGCCGTGATCGACTTCTCCGAGCCGTACTTCGACGCCTCGCAGGCCCTCCTGGTCAAGAAGGGGTCGGGCATCACCGACCTGTCCGGGCTGAAGGGCAAGAAGATCGGCGTCCAGCAGGACACGACCGGCGAGAAGTACGCCAACGACAACGCCGCGACCCACGGCTACACCGTGATCCAGTTCGAGGACCTCCCGCTGATGGAGGCCGCCGTGCGCACCGGCGCGGTCGACGCGGCCATCAACGACAACGGCGTGCTGTTCGACTACGCCAAGGAGTTCCCGGAGACCGAGGTCACCAAGGAGTTCGACACCGGCGAGGAGTACGGCATCGCCGTGCGCAAGGGCAACACCGCGCTGCTGACCAAGGTGAACGACGTCCTCAAGAAGGCCAAGACCAGCGGCGAGTACGACAAGCTCTACGAGAAGTGGTTCGGCAAGAAGCCGGCGAACAAGTGA
- a CDS encoding M20/M25/M40 family metallo-hydrolase, whose product MDRSALTRTVRDLWDADIVPSLSELIAVPAISPAFDPAWQEHGHLDAAIEHVRAWLAGRDLPGATVEVVRLPGRTPVLLVDIPATAGTTDTVLLYGHLDKQPPVANWGEGLGPWQPVVRDGRLYGRGSADDGYSGYAAVAAIEAVRAAGGTHSRAVVLLETGEESGSPDLPAYLEHLKPRLGDVSLVVCLDSGGNDYDRMWLTTSLRGLTQVTLTVRVVHGGLHSGMASGVVPSSFRIARQLLDRLEDSATGRVLLPELHAAIPEHRIAEARDAVASAPGAQTATVPWAGDTRPVVDDELELALNAGWRPTLSITGADGLPAPDDAGNVLRPFTTLVLSFRLPPTVDSEKALDAVRRTLTEDVPYGAEVTLSRVEHAAGWNAPDLAPWLRSTLDRAGEEIFGGPWRTVSLGGSIPFMGLLHEAYPAAQFLVTGAVGPDSNCHVPDEWLHLAHAARVTEAVALVLAAHAER is encoded by the coding sequence GTGGACCGATCTGCGCTGACCCGTACCGTCCGTGACCTCTGGGACGCCGACATCGTGCCCAGCCTGTCCGAGCTGATCGCGGTACCCGCGATCTCGCCCGCGTTCGACCCGGCGTGGCAGGAGCACGGCCACCTCGACGCGGCGATCGAGCACGTCCGCGCCTGGCTGGCCGGTCGCGACCTGCCCGGCGCGACCGTCGAGGTCGTCCGGCTGCCCGGACGCACGCCCGTCCTGCTGGTCGACATCCCGGCCACCGCCGGCACGACCGACACCGTCCTGCTCTACGGCCACCTGGACAAGCAGCCGCCGGTGGCGAACTGGGGCGAGGGCCTTGGCCCGTGGCAGCCGGTCGTCCGCGACGGCCGCCTCTACGGCCGCGGCTCGGCCGACGACGGCTACTCCGGGTACGCGGCCGTGGCCGCGATCGAGGCCGTCCGCGCGGCCGGCGGCACGCACTCGCGGGCCGTGGTCCTGCTGGAGACCGGCGAGGAGTCCGGCAGCCCGGACCTGCCCGCCTACCTGGAGCACCTCAAGCCGCGCCTGGGCGACGTCTCGCTGGTCGTGTGCCTTGACTCGGGCGGCAACGACTACGACCGGATGTGGCTGACCACGTCGTTGCGCGGGCTGACCCAGGTCACGCTGACCGTGCGCGTCGTGCACGGCGGCCTGCACTCGGGCATGGCCAGCGGCGTCGTGCCCAGCTCGTTCCGGATCGCCCGGCAACTGCTCGACCGGCTGGAGGACTCCGCGACCGGGCGGGTCCTGCTGCCCGAGCTGCACGCCGCGATCCCCGAGCACCGGATCGCCGAGGCCCGGGACGCCGTGGCCAGCGCGCCGGGCGCGCAGACCGCCACCGTCCCGTGGGCGGGCGACACCCGCCCGGTCGTCGACGACGAGCTGGAACTGGCCCTCAACGCCGGCTGGCGGCCGACGCTGTCGATCACCGGCGCCGACGGCCTGCCCGCGCCGGACGACGCGGGCAACGTGCTGCGCCCGTTCACGACCCTGGTGCTGAGCTTCCGCCTGCCGCCGACGGTCGACTCGGAGAAGGCGCTCGACGCCGTCCGCCGCACGCTGACCGAGGACGTGCCCTACGGCGCCGAGGTCACGCTGAGCCGGGTCGAGCACGCGGCCGGCTGGAACGCGCCCGACCTCGCGCCGTGGCTGCGCTCGACGTTGGACCGCGCGGGCGAGGAGATCTTCGGCGGGCCGTGGCGGACGGTGTCGCTGGGCGGCTCGATCCCGTTCATGGGCCTGCTGCACGAGGCGTACCCGGCCGCCCAGTTCCTGGTGACCGGCGCGGTCGGTCCGGACAGCAACTGCCACGTGCCCGACGAGTGGTTGCACCTCGCGCACGCCGCGCGCGTCACCGAAGCGGTGGCACTGGTGCTGGCCGCACACGCAGAGCGCTGA
- a CDS encoding GmrSD restriction endonuclease domain-containing protein, whose protein sequence is MSDFDLKEIREEHFEDEPTGIEVEHDEEPRATRASDREEIRVSTKQFSIRQVMDQIDDGDLELAPDFQRNQVWKPWQKSGLVESILLQIPLPAFYFAETPEGLLRVVDGLQRLSTVHSFMRQEGFALTGLEYLESEVGGKTFRELELPWRRRMDNTQIFAHVIDPKTPARVTYDIFKRINTGGTPLKPQEIRHSMSAQRSRDFLKSCTALPEFHRATWGSLRNSARMDDREVVLRFCAFRLLGVDGYLESTRRSTEAFLLEATKWLDDPQMVDDAALHGLRQDFSRAMINAQLVFGSYAFRKWPEGNEAHSPINKALFESWSFALSQLTPEQATKRGPQIVAAARKLMTDDTKYLAAVTVSTGDPAKVELRFRVATVLVAAA, encoded by the coding sequence GTGAGCGATTTCGATCTCAAAGAGATCCGTGAGGAGCACTTCGAGGACGAGCCGACCGGTATCGAGGTCGAGCACGACGAAGAACCTCGTGCGACGCGGGCGTCGGACCGGGAGGAGATCAGGGTCTCCACCAAGCAGTTCTCGATCCGCCAGGTGATGGACCAGATCGACGACGGCGACCTGGAACTCGCTCCGGACTTCCAGCGCAACCAGGTGTGGAAGCCCTGGCAGAAGTCGGGGCTGGTCGAGTCGATCCTGTTGCAGATCCCGCTGCCGGCGTTCTACTTCGCCGAGACGCCCGAGGGTCTGCTCCGCGTCGTGGACGGTCTCCAACGGCTCTCCACCGTGCACTCGTTCATGCGGCAGGAGGGGTTCGCCCTCACCGGGCTGGAGTACCTGGAGTCCGAGGTCGGTGGGAAGACCTTCAGGGAACTGGAGCTGCCCTGGCGGCGACGGATGGACAACACCCAGATCTTCGCCCACGTGATCGACCCCAAGACGCCCGCCCGGGTGACCTACGACATCTTCAAGCGGATCAACACCGGTGGCACCCCGCTCAAGCCGCAGGAGATCCGGCACAGCATGAGCGCACAGCGCAGCCGCGACTTCCTCAAGAGCTGCACGGCACTGCCCGAGTTCCACAGGGCCACTTGGGGGAGCCTGCGCAACAGTGCACGGATGGACGACCGCGAGGTCGTGCTCAGGTTCTGCGCCTTCCGACTGCTCGGCGTCGACGGCTACCTCGAATCGACCCGCAGGTCGACCGAGGCATTCCTGCTGGAAGCGACCAAGTGGCTGGACGACCCGCAGATGGTCGACGACGCGGCGCTGCACGGTCTGCGGCAGGACTTCAGTCGGGCGATGATCAACGCCCAGCTCGTCTTCGGCTCGTATGCCTTCCGCAAGTGGCCGGAGGGGAACGAGGCGCACAGCCCGATCAACAAGGCTTTGTTCGAGAGCTGGTCGTTCGCGCTCTCGCAGCTCACTCCGGAACAGGCGACGAAGCGCGGGCCGCAGATCGTGGCCGCCGCGAGGAAGCTCATGACGGACGACACCAAGTACCTGGCCGCCGTCACTGTGAGCACCGGTGATCCTGCCAAGGTCGAACTCCGCTTCCGGGTGGCCACCGTCCTGGTGGCCGCCGCATGA
- a CDS encoding amino acid ABC transporter ATP-binding protein — MTDIAVEITGLKKAFGDLEVLRGIDLTVERGNVVCIIGPSGSGKSTLLRCVNLLEEPTAGKVVVNDVELTDPDADIDKARTGIGMVFQGFNLFSHLNVLNNLTVAQRKVLGRSAAEATGIARRNLERVGLSDKIGAMPAQLSGGQQQRVAIARALSMDPSVMLFDEPTSALDPELVGDVLTVMRQLADEGMTMLVVTHEMQFAREVADRVLFMDGGVVVEEGPAEQVIGTPTQERTKTFLARVLDPVHWEQPPA, encoded by the coding sequence ATGACCGACATCGCGGTCGAGATCACCGGGTTGAAGAAGGCTTTCGGCGATCTTGAGGTGCTCAGGGGCATCGACCTCACGGTCGAGCGCGGCAACGTCGTGTGCATCATCGGCCCGTCCGGTTCGGGCAAGTCCACGTTGCTGCGGTGCGTGAACCTGCTGGAGGAGCCCACGGCCGGCAAGGTCGTCGTCAACGACGTCGAGCTGACCGACCCGGACGCCGACATCGACAAGGCGCGCACCGGCATCGGCATGGTGTTCCAGGGCTTCAACCTGTTCTCGCACCTCAACGTGCTCAACAACCTCACGGTCGCCCAGCGCAAGGTGCTCGGGCGGTCCGCGGCCGAGGCCACCGGGATCGCCCGGCGCAACCTGGAGCGCGTCGGCCTGTCCGACAAGATCGGCGCCATGCCCGCCCAGCTCTCCGGCGGGCAGCAGCAGCGGGTGGCGATCGCACGGGCGCTGTCGATGGACCCGTCGGTGATGCTGTTCGACGAGCCGACGTCGGCGCTCGACCCCGAGCTGGTCGGCGACGTGCTCACGGTGATGCGCCAGCTCGCCGACGAGGGCATGACCATGCTCGTGGTCACGCACGAGATGCAGTTCGCCCGCGAGGTGGCCGACCGGGTGCTGTTCATGGACGGCGGCGTCGTGGTCGAGGAAGGCCCGGCCGAGCAGGTCATCGGCACGCCGACGCAGGAGCGGACGAAGACGTTCCTGGCCCGCGTGCTGGACCCGGTCCACTGGGAACAACCGCCCGCCTGA
- a CDS encoding AAA family ATPase: MIDLVEILNFKRFRSAEVALRPLTLLTGLNGTGKSTLLQAVLLAKQVAEIGPSGSVLLNDVHGLALGEAQDVLHPLAEDQEIDIRLTCGSERLHVVFEVPVRRSLNLAFEVDGGVPASLALVSGRRFAYLNAERLGPRDQHAMTGADIDSLGVGERGQFTAQVLAAHETSLVADGLLHPDTESRARGVRTLRTQVELWASEIIRPIEITAAWRPGLSTSTIRFREPGLFGGEIRPGNTGFGISYALPIIVAGLRMEPGGVLIVENPEAHLHPAGQSRIGRFLALLAFNGVQVVVETHSDHVLNGVRLAVAEGRCVPHHDVLVHYFSFDDADSTPTSIGMTERGSLDVWPKGFFDQLDVDLGGLSRAGRDRR; this comes from the coding sequence ATGATCGACCTCGTCGAGATCCTGAACTTCAAGCGGTTCCGCTCGGCTGAAGTCGCATTGCGGCCCTTGACGCTGTTGACCGGTTTGAACGGCACGGGGAAGAGCACCCTGCTCCAAGCCGTGCTGCTGGCCAAGCAGGTCGCGGAGATCGGGCCGTCGGGGTCTGTACTGCTCAACGACGTGCACGGCCTCGCGCTCGGCGAGGCACAGGATGTGCTGCACCCGTTGGCCGAGGACCAGGAGATCGACATCCGCTTGACCTGCGGGTCCGAGCGGTTGCACGTCGTCTTCGAGGTCCCGGTACGCCGGTCGCTGAACCTGGCGTTCGAGGTCGACGGTGGTGTACCGGCGTCGTTGGCCCTGGTCTCGGGCCGTCGGTTCGCCTACCTCAACGCCGAACGGCTGGGACCGCGTGACCAGCACGCCATGACCGGTGCCGACATCGACAGCCTCGGCGTGGGTGAACGCGGTCAGTTCACCGCCCAGGTCCTGGCCGCCCACGAGACCAGCCTGGTCGCCGATGGTCTTCTGCACCCCGACACCGAGTCCCGGGCGCGAGGGGTGCGGACTCTTCGGACGCAGGTCGAACTGTGGGCGTCGGAGATCATCCGACCGATCGAGATCACCGCCGCCTGGCGACCCGGCTTGAGCACCAGCACGATCCGCTTCCGGGAGCCCGGCCTGTTCGGTGGTGAGATCCGGCCGGGGAACACCGGGTTCGGGATCTCCTACGCGTTGCCGATCATCGTCGCGGGCCTGCGCATGGAGCCGGGCGGCGTTCTCATCGTCGAGAACCCCGAAGCACACCTCCACCCGGCAGGGCAGTCGCGGATCGGTCGGTTCCTGGCGTTGCTCGCGTTCAACGGCGTGCAGGTCGTGGTCGAGACCCACAGTGACCACGTGCTCAACGGGGTGCGACTCGCGGTCGCGGAAGGGCGATGCGTGCCCCACCACGACGTCCTCGTCCACTACTTCTCTTTCGACGACGCCGACTCGACGCCGACGTCGATCGGGATGACCGAACGCGGTTCGCTCGACGTGTGGCCCAAGGGGTTCTTCGACCAGTTGGACGTGGACCTCGGGGGGTTGTCCCGTGCGGGACGCGACCGTCGCTGA
- a CDS encoding GntR family transcriptional regulator yields MGDWTGLRGDIDRSSTAERVAAALRAKILAGDIGAGRQLNEKALGEALTVSRNTLREAFRLLTHERLLVHSYSRGVFVRKPDERDVHDLITARQVIELGALHHHATADDAARQALRDADAHDLLHRRLVALTGSTRLVAESDRLLAEQRLVLRGGVPPEVHDLAALLDRADLREAERRLTGYFDLCRESGLRAVGRVD; encoded by the coding sequence ATGGGCGACTGGACCGGACTCCGCGGCGACATCGACCGATCGAGCACGGCCGAGCGGGTGGCCGCCGCGTTGCGCGCGAAGATCCTCGCCGGCGACATCGGCGCCGGGCGGCAGCTCAACGAGAAGGCGCTCGGCGAAGCCCTGACCGTCTCCCGCAACACGCTGCGTGAAGCCTTCCGCCTTTTGACCCACGAACGGCTCCTCGTCCACTCGTACAGTCGAGGCGTGTTCGTGCGGAAGCCGGACGAAAGGGACGTCCACGATCTCATCACGGCCCGTCAAGTGATCGAACTCGGAGCGCTCCACCACCACGCCACGGCCGACGACGCCGCCCGGCAGGCACTTCGGGACGCCGACGCACACGACCTCCTCCACCGCCGGCTCGTCGCCCTCACCGGCAGCACCCGGCTGGTCGCCGAGTCCGACCGCCTGCTCGCCGAGCAACGCCTGGTGCTGCGCGGCGGCGTGCCGCCCGAGGTCCACGACCTGGCCGCCCTGCTCGACCGCGCCGACCTGCGGGAGGCCGAACGCAGGTTGACCGGGTACTTCGACCTCTGCCGCGAGTCCGGACTGCGTGCGGTCGGGAGGGTGGATTAG
- a CDS encoding ROK family protein, producing MTGEVVLALDVGGTKIAGALVDGAGATRRFVRRSTPAVDVWPVVAEVVEETLDGTSVSGVGIACAGPVDTTAGTASPINVTAWQRFPLRDQVRALVPDVPVELAGDGACMALGEHRFGAGDSRFLLGLVVSTGVGGGLVLDGRPYGGRTGNAGHVGHVVVEPDGEPCACGGRGCVETVAGGPRMVDWARRKGWQAPENADAALLAAAALAGEELPKAAFDRAGRAVGLAIVATAAVCDLDLAVVGGGVAQAGDLLLDPVRAAVADHAGLSYLDSLRVAPARLGNRAGLVGAAALVLSAAPPRA from the coding sequence TTGACGGGCGAGGTCGTGCTGGCGCTGGACGTCGGCGGTACGAAGATCGCGGGTGCGCTGGTCGACGGCGCGGGCGCGACCCGGCGGTTCGTCCGCCGGTCCACTCCCGCGGTGGACGTCTGGCCGGTCGTGGCCGAGGTCGTCGAGGAGACGCTGGACGGCACGTCGGTGTCCGGTGTCGGCATCGCGTGCGCCGGTCCGGTCGACACGACGGCCGGTACCGCGAGCCCGATCAACGTGACCGCGTGGCAACGGTTCCCGCTGCGCGACCAGGTCCGCGCACTGGTGCCCGACGTCCCGGTGGAACTCGCGGGTGACGGCGCGTGCATGGCCCTGGGCGAGCACCGGTTCGGCGCCGGGGACAGCCGGTTCCTGCTCGGACTGGTCGTTTCCACGGGCGTGGGCGGCGGCTTGGTGCTCGACGGCCGTCCTTACGGCGGACGCACGGGCAACGCCGGTCATGTCGGCCATGTCGTCGTCGAACCGGACGGCGAGCCGTGCGCGTGCGGCGGGCGTGGCTGCGTGGAGACGGTCGCCGGCGGCCCCCGCATGGTCGACTGGGCGCGGCGGAAAGGCTGGCAGGCGCCGGAGAACGCGGACGCCGCCCTGCTCGCCGCCGCCGCGTTGGCCGGTGAGGAGCTGCCGAAGGCCGCCTTCGACCGGGCCGGGCGCGCGGTCGGACTGGCGATCGTCGCCACGGCCGCCGTGTGCGACCTGGACCTGGCCGTGGTCGGCGGCGGCGTGGCCCAGGCCGGGGACCTCCTCCTCGACCCGGTGCGCGCCGCCGTCGCCGACCACGCCGGACTGTCCTATTTGGACTCACTCCGGGTGGCGCCCGCCCGGTTGGGGAACCGGGCGGGCCTGGTCGGCGCCGCCGCGCTGGTGCTCAGTGCGGCGCCGCCACGGGCTTGA